One Ficedula albicollis isolate OC2 chromosome 15, FicAlb1.5, whole genome shotgun sequence genomic window carries:
- the SPPL3 gene encoding signal peptide peptidase-like 3 — translation MDFENQDKEKDNSSAAGSFNGNSTNNSIQTIDSTQALFLPIGASVSLLVMFFFFDSVQVVFTICTAVLATIAFAFLLLPMCQYLTRPCSPQNKISFGCCGRFTAAELLSFSLSVMLVLIWVLTGHWLLMDALAMGLCVAMIAFVRLPSLKVSCLLLSGLLIYDVFWVFFSAYIFNSNVMVKVATQPADNPLDVLSRKLHLGPNVGRDVPRLSLPGKLVFPSSTGSHFSMLGIGDIVMPGLLLCFVLRYDNYKKQANSDSCGAPGPGNISGRMQKVSYFHCTLIGYFVGLLTATVASRIHRAAQPALLYLVPFTLLPLLTMAYLKGDLRRMWSEPFHSKSSSSRFLEV, via the exons ATGGACTTTGAGAATCAAGACAAAGAGAAAGACAACAGCAGCGCCGCTGGGTCTTTTAATGGCAACAGCACCAATAACA gTATTCAAACCATCGATTCCACCCAGGCGTTGTTCCTGCCCATTGGAGCGTCCGTGTCTCTCCTAGTTATGTTCTTCTTCTTCGACTCAGTTCAAGTTGTCTTTACAATATGCACAGCAG TCCTTGCAACAatagcttttgctttccttctgctcccGATGTGCCAGTACTTAACACGGCCTTGCTCACCTCAAAACAA GATTTCCTTTGGCTGCTGCGGGCGtttcactgctgcagagctgctctcgTTTTCTCTGTCTGTGATGCTTGTCCTTATCTGGGTCCTAACTGGCCACTGGCTCCTAATGGATG CTCTGGCTATGGGCCTGTGTGTTGCAATGATAGCCTTTGTTCGGCTGCCGAGCCTGAAGGTTTCCTGCTTGCTGCTCTCTGGGTTACTAATTTATGATGTCTTTTGG gtctttttttctgcctacaTCTTTAACAGCAATGTTATGGTGAAAGTGGCCACTCAACCAGCTGATAATCCCCTGGACGTGTTATCCCGGAAACTTCACCTGGGACCAAATGTAGGCAGAGACGTTCCCCGTCTGTCACTGCCTGGAAAACTTGTATTCCCAAG TTCCACAGGCAGCCACTTCTCCATGCTGGGGATTGGAGATATTGTGATGCCAGGGCTTCTGCTCTGCTTCGTTCTGCGTTACGATAACTACAAAAAACAAGCCAACAGTGATTCCTGCGGTGCCCCAGGACCAGGGAACATCTCTGGGCGGATGCAGAAGGTCTCTTACTTTCACTGCACACTTATTGGCTATTTTGTAG GTTTATTAACTGCAACGGTAGCTTCTCGTATTCACCGggcagcccagcctgccctgctctaTTTGGTACCATTCACTTTATTGCCACTCCTCACCATGGCCTATTTAAAG GGCGATCTACGTCGCATGTGGTCTGAGCCTTTCCACTCCAAGTCCAGCAGCTCCCGTTTCCTGGAAGTATGA